In a single window of the Nicotiana tomentosiformis chromosome 8, ASM39032v3, whole genome shotgun sequence genome:
- the LOC138897087 gene encoding uncharacterized protein, producing the protein MSITREKRSQTQDHIPKGTLSFSDEDAKRVMQPHNDALVIYVLMNKTQFKRVLIDPGSSANIIRSRVIEQLGLHDQIVPATLVLNGFNMVCETTKGEIILLVNMAGSIQEMKFHMIEGDMRYNALFERPWIHNMRTVPSTFHQVLKFPTSEGIKMVYGEQPTTKEMFVVDEVILISSLSSTKGSDSKNKWDTK; encoded by the coding sequence atgtcgattacAAGAGAGAAGCGGTCTCAAACTCAGGATCACatacctaaaggaaccttgtcctttagtgacgaaGACGCAAAAAGAGTCATGcagccccataatgatgcactggtaatatatgtacttatgaataaaactcaatttaagcgtgtgttaattgatccaggtagttcggccaatatcattcgATCAAGAGTCATAGAACAACTCGGTCTACATGACCAGATCGTGCCTGCAAccctggtactaaacggatttaatatggtgtgtgaaaccactaagggcgagataattttGCTAGTAAACATGGCTGGGAGCAttcaagaaatgaagttccacatgatcgagggcgacatgagatataacgccttgttcgagaggccatggatccacaacatgagaacAGTACCCTCGACCTTtcaccaggttctgaaattcccaacatcggagggaatcaaaatggtctacggggagcaaccgaccacaaaggaaatgtttgtcgtcgatgaagtgattctgatatcttcactatcatcgacaaagggatcagaTTCAAAGAATAAatgggataccaaatag